The proteins below are encoded in one region of Aquisphaera giovannonii:
- a CDS encoding protein kinase domain-containing protein, which produces MGGTEAFDPWTSLILLDRYRQGDERAAEALFARGFSRIVALARGRLSPPLARRADPEDVALSVYRSFFVGAREGRFALGRGGDLWRLLSAIAVHKLRKLARREGAARRSFRVEVPLDRAQGLRGPVHEEDAAAADELGHILAALDPDGRLAIELRLEGRQVAEIASETGRSERSVRRDLARARGLLAARMGRADRSDPHPGVAAVSHRDFLLLRMIGAGRMGKVYRAREVATGREVAAKFLRKNLLGHPVAVRRFLGEARTLAGLRHPGIVGIRGVGRTPGGSCFLVLDLVDGPSLAAIAGARPIAEAEAVRWTIQVCHALEHAHGRGVVHCDLKPANILLDGRGTIRVTDFGLARSIGGGAGPVGGLGIEGTAPFMAPEQASRSWGRIDARTDVYGVGALLFTLLTGRPPFPGRALADILADVASPSPAADPARLRPGLSGPLAAACRTCLAKPPGARHRTVRELRLALERS; this is translated from the coding sequence ATGGGGGGGACCGAGGCGTTCGATCCGTGGACCTCGCTGATCCTCCTGGATCGCTATCGACAGGGGGATGAGCGGGCCGCCGAGGCCCTCTTCGCCCGCGGCTTCTCGCGGATCGTCGCGCTGGCACGCGGGAGGCTGTCGCCGCCGCTGGCGAGGCGGGCCGATCCCGAGGACGTGGCGCTCTCGGTCTATCGGAGCTTCTTCGTCGGGGCGAGGGAGGGGCGCTTCGCCCTGGGCCGCGGCGGCGACCTCTGGAGGCTGCTGTCGGCCATCGCCGTCCACAAGCTGCGGAAGCTCGCCCGGCGGGAGGGGGCCGCCCGGCGTTCGTTCCGGGTCGAGGTGCCGCTCGACCGCGCCCAGGGCCTTCGCGGCCCGGTTCACGAGGAGGATGCCGCGGCGGCCGACGAGCTGGGGCACATCCTCGCGGCGCTCGACCCCGACGGCCGGCTCGCGATCGAGCTCCGCCTGGAAGGGCGTCAGGTCGCGGAGATCGCGTCGGAGACGGGCCGGTCGGAGCGGTCCGTGCGGAGGGACCTCGCCAGGGCCCGAGGGCTGCTGGCGGCGCGGATGGGCCGGGCGGACCGATCCGATCCGCATCCCGGCGTCGCCGCCGTCTCGCATCGGGACTTCCTGCTGCTGCGGATGATCGGCGCGGGACGCATGGGCAAGGTCTATCGGGCCCGGGAGGTCGCGACCGGCCGCGAGGTCGCCGCGAAATTCCTGAGGAAGAATCTGCTGGGGCACCCCGTCGCCGTCCGGCGGTTCCTGGGCGAGGCCCGCACGCTCGCCGGCCTGAGGCATCCCGGCATCGTCGGGATCCGGGGCGTCGGCCGCACGCCCGGGGGATCGTGCTTCCTGGTCCTGGACCTCGTCGATGGGCCGAGCCTGGCCGCGATCGCCGGCGCCCGGCCGATCGCCGAGGCGGAGGCGGTCCGCTGGACGATCCAGGTGTGCCATGCCCTGGAGCACGCCCACGGGCGAGGGGTCGTCCACTGCGACCTCAAGCCCGCCAATATCCTGCTCGACGGCCGCGGGACGATCCGCGTCACGGACTTCGGCCTGGCGCGGTCCATCGGCGGTGGGGCGGGCCCGGTGGGCGGGCTCGGGATCGAGGGCACCGCGCCGTTCATGGCCCCGGAGCAGGCGTCGCGGTCGTGGGGGCGGATCGACGCCCGGACCGACGTGTACGGCGTCGGCGCGCTGCTCTTCACGCTCCTCACCGGCCGCCCCCCGTTCCCGGGCCGCGCGCTGGCGGACATCCTGGCCGACGTCGCCTCGCCCTCCCCCGCGGCCGACCCGGCGCGGCTCCGCCCCGGCCTCTCGGGCCCCCTCGCCGCCGCCTGCCGGACGTGCCTGGCCAAGCCGCCGGGGGCCCGCCATCGGACCGTCCGCGAGCTCCGGCTGGCGCTCGAGCGGTCGTGA
- a CDS encoding NmrA family NAD(P)-binding protein yields the protein MGKYLATGATGQLGGASVDFLLEKVPANRVAVLVRDPAKAARFKERGVEVVRGDYFDYRSLVDAFGVEKLLLIGAPALTDRAPQHENMMRAVKAAKPGLVVYVTLQRREGSGVVIREVSDVEPEAERALIDSGVGYIILRNSLYSGAFKPLLAPNYREKGVRAFGPEGKTTYADVADLAQANANLLVDPGRGDRIYNMNAGERLTFPDVARLLSEVEGRPVAYHSLPRQQLVDEMVAAGVPLRGAEFAMDFVNAIGQGEFSEPSDALEKILGRKPVTLKEAFRRDWKPA from the coding sequence ATGGGCAAATATCTCGCCACGGGCGCGACCGGGCAGCTCGGCGGTGCATCGGTCGATTTCCTGCTGGAGAAGGTCCCGGCGAATCGGGTCGCCGTGCTGGTTCGCGACCCTGCGAAGGCGGCCCGGTTCAAGGAGCGCGGAGTCGAGGTCGTCAGGGGCGATTACTTCGACTACCGGTCGCTCGTCGACGCCTTCGGCGTCGAGAAGCTCCTGCTGATCGGAGCCCCCGCCCTGACCGACCGGGCCCCGCAGCATGAGAACATGATGAGGGCGGTCAAGGCCGCCAAGCCCGGGCTGGTCGTCTACGTCACGCTCCAGCGGCGGGAGGGGTCCGGCGTCGTGATCCGCGAGGTGTCGGACGTCGAGCCCGAGGCGGAGCGGGCCCTCATCGATTCCGGGGTCGGGTACATCATCCTCAGGAACTCGCTCTATTCCGGCGCATTCAAGCCGCTGCTCGCCCCCAACTACCGGGAGAAGGGCGTGCGGGCTTTCGGGCCCGAGGGCAAGACGACCTACGCGGATGTCGCGGACCTGGCGCAGGCTAATGCCAACCTCCTCGTCGATCCGGGCCGGGGCGATCGGATCTACAACATGAACGCCGGCGAGCGGCTCACATTCCCGGACGTCGCGCGACTCTTGAGCGAGGTGGAGGGCAGGCCGGTCGCCTATCACTCGTTGCCCCGTCAGCAGCTCGTGGACGAGATGGTCGCCGCCGGCGTCCCGCTCCGAGGGGCCGAGTTTGCGATGGACTTCGTGAACGCCATCGGCCAAGGCGAGTTCTCGGAACCTTCCGACGCGCTGGAGAAGATCCTCGGCCGCAAGCCGGTGACGCTCAAGGAGGCGTTCCGGAGGGATTGGAAACCGGCGTGA
- a CDS encoding TetR/AcrR family transcriptional regulator encodes MPDFHTERLEYRGLAFAGQGVKLLIGMKSKAKGRNRGRPQGFSTEQALDAAVRVFGEKGFEGTSLSDLEKAMGVTRPSIYSTFGNKGELYCKALDRHDRVSGDHFTESLAAGTAREAVERLLRAAVALFTDRANPCLSFFTQRPLSGQDASEETRRYFAEKRAGMELALRSRLERAIEVGELPGSASAEDLARYYLVVIQGLALQAQHGATGGELLGVVDAALQSWPAETRRA; translated from the coding sequence ATGCCCGATTTTCATACCGAACGGTTGGAATATAGGGGGCTGGCTTTCGCCGGTCAAGGGGTCAAACTACTGATCGGTATGAAAAGCAAGGCGAAGGGAAGGAATCGGGGTCGACCGCAGGGCTTCAGCACGGAGCAAGCCCTCGACGCGGCCGTGCGCGTCTTCGGCGAGAAGGGGTTCGAAGGGACGTCGCTTTCCGACCTGGAGAAGGCGATGGGCGTGACTCGTCCGAGCATCTACTCCACCTTCGGCAACAAGGGCGAGCTCTACTGCAAGGCCCTGGATCGGCACGACCGTGTGAGCGGCGATCATTTCACCGAAAGCCTGGCCGCCGGGACGGCCCGCGAGGCCGTCGAGCGGCTCCTTCGCGCCGCGGTCGCCCTGTTCACCGACCGGGCGAACCCGTGCCTGTCGTTCTTCACGCAACGTCCGCTCTCTGGGCAGGACGCCTCGGAGGAGACCAGGCGGTATTTCGCGGAGAAGCGTGCCGGGATGGAACTTGCGTTGCGCTCGCGGTTGGAGAGGGCCATCGAGGTCGGAGAATTGCCCGGGTCCGCGTCTGCTGAGGATCTCGCCCGGTATTACCTGGTGGTCATCCAGGGCCTGGCCCTGCAGGCCCAGCATGGGGCAACGGGGGGGGAACTGCTGGGAGTCGTGGATGCGGCGCTGCAGTCATGGCCTGCGGAAACGCGTCGGGCGTAG
- a CDS encoding ferredoxin family protein yields the protein MAHVVTEPCFDCKYTNCVVVCPTDAFRDGERMLFIDPESCIDCDHCGAECPTHAIFWEDDVPEPWRYYIALNREMSAICPPIVDRKEPLAGKGETGEA from the coding sequence GTGGCCCACGTCGTGACCGAGCCGTGCTTCGACTGCAAGTATACCAACTGCGTTGTCGTCTGCCCGACCGACGCCTTCCGCGACGGTGAGCGGATGCTCTTCATCGATCCCGAGTCGTGTATTGACTGCGACCATTGCGGGGCGGAATGTCCGACTCACGCGATCTTCTGGGAGGACGACGTGCCCGAGCCATGGCGATACTACATCGCCCTGAACCGCGAGATGTCTGCCATCTGCCCTCCGATCGTCGATCGCAAGGAGCCGCTGGCCGGGAAGGGCGAGACAGGCGAGGCGTAG
- a CDS encoding RNA ligase (ATP): protein MRKLASVQAVNAVEPIPGADAIEKARVLGWWVVVKKGEYRPGDRVVYCEIDSLLPERPEFEFLRASSFKPAQLDADGATVLPAGFRIKTARLRGQVSQGICFPPSIVPPGVPLEEGADVTEALGILKWEPPLPVGMGGQVKGPFPGFLPKTDETRVQVLEPVLERHRGKVFHLTEKLDGTSFSAFVHRGEFGICSRNLHMDEADESNVLARVARGLRLEERLRESRDRLGFDLAVQAEAIGPGIQKNKYALPAVTLRAFSVLNLDTGRLLDHGDMLDALGRMGLDPVPQLGTLTLDHTVDALVALAEGYSALNPKIQREGVVLRPPSEEYDETLVGRLSFKVINPKFLLKFDE, encoded by the coding sequence ATGCGCAAGCTCGCGAGCGTCCAGGCCGTGAATGCCGTCGAGCCGATCCCGGGGGCCGATGCGATCGAGAAGGCCCGGGTCCTGGGCTGGTGGGTGGTCGTGAAGAAGGGGGAGTACCGGCCCGGCGACCGGGTCGTCTACTGCGAGATCGACTCGCTGCTGCCGGAGCGTCCGGAGTTCGAGTTCCTCCGCGCGAGCAGCTTCAAGCCGGCGCAGCTCGACGCCGACGGCGCGACGGTGCTGCCGGCCGGGTTCCGGATCAAGACGGCGAGGCTCCGCGGGCAGGTGTCGCAGGGGATCTGCTTCCCGCCCTCGATCGTGCCGCCCGGCGTGCCGCTCGAGGAGGGCGCCGACGTCACCGAGGCGCTCGGCATCCTCAAGTGGGAGCCGCCGCTGCCCGTCGGCATGGGGGGCCAGGTGAAGGGCCCGTTCCCCGGCTTCCTCCCGAAGACCGACGAGACCCGCGTCCAGGTGCTCGAGCCCGTGCTGGAGCGGCACCGCGGGAAGGTCTTCCACCTCACGGAGAAGCTCGACGGCACGTCGTTCTCCGCCTTCGTCCACCGGGGCGAGTTCGGGATCTGCAGCCGGAACCTCCACATGGACGAGGCCGACGAGTCCAACGTCCTGGCCCGGGTGGCGAGGGGCCTGCGGCTGGAGGAGAGGCTCCGCGAGTCCCGCGACCGGCTCGGCTTCGACCTGGCCGTCCAGGCCGAGGCCATCGGCCCGGGCATCCAGAAGAACAAGTACGCGCTGCCGGCCGTGACCCTGCGGGCCTTCAGCGTCCTGAACCTGGACACCGGCCGCCTGCTCGACCACGGCGACATGCTCGACGCGCTCGGGAGGATGGGCCTGGATCCGGTGCCCCAGCTCGGGACGCTGACCCTGGATCACACGGTGGACGCGCTCGTCGCCCTCGCCGAGGGCTACAGCGCCCTGAACCCGAAGATCCAGCGCGAGGGCGTTGTCCTCCGCCCGCCGTCGGAGGAATACGACGAGACCCTCGTCGGCCGCCTCAGCTTCAAGGTCATCAACCCCAAGTTCCTGCTCAAGTTCGACGAGTGA
- a CDS encoding glycerophosphodiester phosphodiesterase, whose translation MRRELLLLALTTTASASPAAAPAAAQPEVVARGGARRQAPEGTASAIERSLSDGVAWVELAVRRTRDGRHVLASEADREGTAADRTLDEWKRLDAGSTFARRFAGSQALTLPEALALAKGRAKVQFAVAAGHVDPARLAREILDAAMQRDVVVAGPIDVLRAVQSTPGGDRIAVAPRWRPDDGGRALAELRPAAVLLHARDATSDRCRGFHDRVVAVVALAEGADDRPETWDRAAAAGADRIVTDFPEQALARGIRRRLGPPRVRISLHRGASQYAPENTLPAFEAAARMGVDLVEFDIRTTRDGVPFLLHDDRLDRTTTGRGPIRDRDAAEVARLDAGAWFGRPFAGAKLPTLDAFLRSVGPGVELYVDAKDVAPEALAAALRGHRLIDRAIVYQQPDYLARLRSIEPALRRMPPLRDATQLDALADRLAPAAFDVPWSNLSKSLVDRCHARGIRVFSDALGWHESERAYRFAIEAGIDVIQTDHPLRVLRTLEHLAVEPPPGP comes from the coding sequence ATGCGACGCGAACTCCTGCTGCTCGCCCTGACGACCACGGCCTCCGCCTCGCCCGCGGCGGCCCCGGCCGCCGCGCAGCCGGAGGTCGTGGCCCGCGGCGGGGCCCGCCGCCAGGCGCCGGAGGGGACGGCCTCGGCCATCGAGCGATCGCTCTCCGACGGGGTCGCCTGGGTCGAGCTCGCCGTCCGCAGGACGCGAGACGGCCGCCACGTCCTCGCCTCCGAGGCCGACCGCGAGGGCACGGCGGCCGATCGGACGCTCGACGAGTGGAAGCGGCTCGACGCCGGCTCCACGTTCGCCCGCCGGTTCGCCGGCTCGCAGGCGCTCACGCTGCCGGAGGCCCTGGCGCTGGCGAAGGGCCGGGCGAAGGTCCAGTTCGCCGTCGCGGCGGGGCACGTCGATCCGGCCCGGCTCGCCCGCGAGATCCTGGACGCGGCGATGCAACGGGACGTCGTCGTCGCCGGCCCGATCGATGTCCTCCGGGCCGTTCAGTCCACGCCCGGCGGCGACCGCATCGCCGTGGCACCCCGATGGAGGCCGGACGACGGCGGGCGGGCCCTCGCCGAGCTCCGCCCCGCGGCCGTCCTCCTGCACGCCAGGGACGCGACCTCCGATCGCTGCCGCGGCTTCCACGACCGGGTCGTCGCGGTCGTGGCCCTGGCCGAAGGTGCCGACGACCGGCCCGAAACCTGGGACCGCGCCGCCGCGGCCGGGGCCGACCGGATCGTCACGGACTTCCCCGAGCAGGCCCTGGCCCGCGGCATCCGCCGACGGCTGGGGCCGCCCCGGGTGCGGATCTCGCTCCACCGCGGCGCCTCCCAGTACGCGCCGGAGAACACCCTCCCCGCCTTCGAGGCCGCGGCCCGCATGGGCGTGGACCTCGTCGAGTTCGACATCCGGACGACCCGCGACGGCGTGCCCTTCCTCCTCCACGACGACCGGCTCGACCGCACGACGACCGGCCGCGGCCCGATCCGCGACCGCGACGCGGCCGAGGTCGCCCGGCTCGACGCCGGCGCCTGGTTCGGCCGCCCCTTTGCCGGCGCGAAACTCCCCACGCTCGACGCCTTCCTGCGGTCCGTCGGCCCCGGCGTCGAGCTCTACGTGGACGCCAAGGACGTCGCGCCGGAAGCCCTGGCCGCCGCCCTCCGCGGCCACCGGCTGATCGACCGGGCGATCGTCTACCAGCAGCCCGACTACCTGGCCAGGCTGAGGTCGATCGAGCCCGCCCTCCGCCGGATGCCCCCCCTGCGGGACGCCACGCAGCTGGACGCCCTGGCCGACCGCCTGGCCCCGGCCGCCTTCGACGTCCCGTGGTCCAACCTCTCCAAATCCCTGGTCGACCGCTGCCACGCCCGCGGCATCCGGGTCTTCTCCGACGCCCTCGGCTGGCACGAGTCCGAGCGAGCCTATCGCTTCGCCATCGAGGCCGGCATCGACGTCATCCAGACCGACCATCCGCTCCGCGTGCTCCGGACCCTCGAGCACCTGGCCGTCGAGCCTCCGCCCGGTCCCTGA
- a CDS encoding DUF1559 domain-containing protein, with product MQPTRAGWTLIELLVVVAIIGLLVGLLLPAVQSSREAARRATCQNRMRQVALGVLSFESANQRLPAIYNGTFLARPRSILDEFHFHSWRTAILPQLEQSAAFASLNQSLAATTPANQTAVNAGIGVFVCPSTSNYNPTVPGVAVWNDGQIPVKYDQTAARSDYELIAGVRIPSPVASPVLSDVRFGPWGEPTYGAGGSVLRDRRARLADITDGLSNTLLAGERAGRPDQYARGRPPQRFDPPNWRGMDHHQAAWALSTHLPWIIYNNNTPVNETNATGLYSFHPGGAHAAMADGSVRFARDSTSPAVLGAWITRAGGEVAQGD from the coding sequence ATGCAACCCACGCGGGCGGGCTGGACGTTGATCGAGCTGCTGGTGGTCGTCGCGATCATCGGGCTGCTCGTCGGCCTGCTGCTGCCGGCGGTTCAATCCAGCCGCGAGGCGGCGCGGCGGGCGACCTGCCAGAATCGGATGCGCCAGGTCGCCCTGGGTGTGCTGTCGTTCGAGTCGGCCAATCAGCGCCTGCCTGCGATCTACAACGGGACGTTCCTCGCGCGACCGCGGTCGATCCTGGACGAGTTTCACTTCCACTCGTGGCGGACGGCCATCCTGCCGCAGCTCGAGCAGTCCGCCGCATTCGCCTCGCTCAACCAGTCGCTGGCGGCGACGACTCCGGCGAACCAGACGGCCGTGAACGCGGGGATCGGCGTGTTCGTCTGCCCGTCCACGAGCAACTACAACCCGACGGTCCCGGGCGTCGCGGTGTGGAACGACGGGCAGATCCCCGTGAAGTACGATCAGACGGCCGCGCGGAGCGACTATGAGCTCATCGCGGGCGTGAGGATCCCTTCGCCCGTCGCCTCCCCGGTGCTGAGCGACGTCCGCTTCGGCCCCTGGGGCGAGCCGACGTACGGCGCCGGGGGCAGCGTCCTGCGGGATCGCCGGGCCCGGCTCGCGGACATCACGGACGGCCTCTCGAACACGCTCCTGGCCGGCGAGCGGGCGGGCAGGCCGGATCAGTATGCCCGGGGCCGGCCGCCCCAGCGTTTCGACCCGCCGAACTGGCGTGGCATGGACCACCACCAGGCGGCCTGGGCCCTCAGCACGCATCTCCCGTGGATCATTTACAACAACAACACGCCGGTCAACGAGACCAACGCCACGGGCCTCTACTCATTCCACCCCGGCGGCGCCCACGCCGCGATGGCCGACGGCTCGGTGCGGTTCGCCAGGGACTCGACCAGCCCCGCCGTCCTGGGCGCCTGGATCACCCGCGCCGGCGGAGAGGTCGCCCAGGGGGATTGA
- a CDS encoding patatin-like phospholipase family protein codes for MESVPPDSSASMILDELELILKRREHPPRGRDAGGDLLQESVPLPGDPDAMGRLEAARRDAANAPDADAALMAARVAMLDLHVTGLAISGGGIRSGTFAVGFLQGLANLGLLGRFDYLSTVSGGGYAGGWLVAWLKREGDVKNVERQLDFSRIGQARADREYFDPDRDPRPVVDEEPQPLRHLRSFSSYLFPNPGLLSADLWSVLMIWVRNVSINLLLLFPLAMLAVLLGRLGVFFFEFLNADRFLTADPVADGSPEIARARAWAIAFLAAGVVAAFVAMSLNAEALPEFRVGPGRRLRRSLARSWVALAATVAAAFALTASSRWLLLELFDWFSAPTAGAASPGVLGLAAGQADLLQPLSFLVVMLASGLFMASGALVIGARGGRPQWAFARAAFISGASGGLLYVLVLGMIRAFARMDRPDLMATFAVPAALGVVIASTIVEVAIAGRAMTEGEREWWSRYDARLAIAAILWLVVMGSTLYLPGLFLAAGGWARTAMASGWILSTAMGVLTGKFVLPRLRAGGSADTVASLASLAPPIFAVGLGGVVGLLAAVLLNPQPPAVPGAADLPAFESYLAGVRMTPGWPIAALMAGFLGLAAIGFFLIDVNAFSLNAMYANRLARCYLGASRPVSRWRPRWGRQPRDTAQPVGAPSLSTRDGLLMPPDRSPNPVSGFAPDDDLPLIGLRIGRTPGGEGPGADPTERTYWGPHLLVNTTLNLVAGRDLAWRSRKGESFLLSPLYCGAKTVGYVKIPEGGAAARNLTLSRAMSVSGAAVDPNMQYYQSRPLTALLAIFNARLGAWIQNPRGAEEWEASSPRFGGLLVTELAGGTDDLGPYVHLSDGGHFENMGVYELIRRRCRYIVALDAGGEAESSNPNLATLIRLCRIDFGVRIQIDTDALRPRGEELLTGVHVAIGRIRYDDIDQGQLPGVLVYVKASMTGDEPPDLQYYARRDTRFPYQPTDLRQSFDEEQFECYRCLGDHIATSVFKDAVRAASDEEGRAFVEYIPRLFSRLQARWGDAPGALDGAFVESTGPWTELRRDLAGDPALARLSRQVYPELAPAPTPAEASRPDYDRAELHTVGRALGLMEDAWLSLGLAKNSRLPLNRGRLNVFRRWANAPSVQALWPLLRPEFGSEFVRFCEAELHMIPAPPSLVPIDPGASGDDRAFQDESLARLSEEFAREWSAVPGSPSLDDLLRRSESLAPKPPAWLIVQGPPARATSCPPIAPRYVLGIILAAAFEDPSGEFPGLDRRRMRLHQGKPLELFVWMRRGFRATELGSPMVREALTAKLHPALGLAANAQVPTFLARYPTVEDQGGGDLERDAWVAFMARFDFRRVVPREPGAWRSTLLRR; via the coding sequence ATGGAGAGCGTCCCGCCGGACTCCTCGGCGTCCATGATCCTGGACGAGCTGGAGCTGATCCTGAAGCGGCGTGAGCACCCGCCCCGCGGGCGCGACGCGGGCGGCGACCTCTTGCAGGAATCGGTGCCGCTGCCGGGCGACCCCGACGCCATGGGGAGGCTCGAGGCCGCGCGTCGCGACGCGGCGAACGCTCCCGACGCCGACGCGGCGCTGATGGCCGCGCGGGTGGCGATGCTGGACCTGCACGTCACGGGGCTGGCGATCTCCGGCGGCGGGATCCGCAGCGGCACGTTCGCGGTCGGATTCCTCCAGGGGCTGGCGAACCTCGGGCTCCTCGGCCGCTTCGACTACCTCTCCACGGTCTCCGGCGGCGGCTACGCCGGGGGCTGGCTGGTGGCCTGGCTGAAGCGCGAGGGGGACGTGAAGAACGTCGAGCGGCAGCTCGACTTCAGCCGGATCGGCCAGGCCCGCGCCGACCGGGAGTACTTCGACCCGGATCGCGACCCGAGGCCGGTCGTGGACGAGGAGCCGCAGCCCCTGCGGCACCTCCGCTCGTTCAGCAGCTACCTGTTCCCCAACCCGGGGCTCCTCTCGGCGGACCTCTGGTCGGTGCTGATGATCTGGGTCCGGAACGTCTCGATCAACCTCCTGCTCCTGTTCCCCCTGGCGATGCTCGCCGTGCTCCTGGGCCGGCTCGGCGTCTTCTTCTTCGAGTTCCTGAACGCGGATCGGTTCCTGACCGCGGACCCGGTCGCGGACGGCTCGCCGGAGATCGCCCGGGCCCGCGCCTGGGCGATCGCCTTCCTGGCCGCCGGGGTCGTCGCCGCGTTCGTCGCCATGTCCCTCAACGCCGAGGCGCTCCCGGAGTTCCGGGTCGGCCCCGGGAGGCGGCTGCGCAGGTCGCTCGCGAGGTCCTGGGTGGCGCTCGCCGCGACGGTGGCCGCGGCGTTCGCGCTGACGGCCTCGTCGCGCTGGCTGCTCCTGGAGCTCTTCGACTGGTTCTCCGCGCCGACGGCCGGGGCGGCGTCCCCCGGCGTCCTCGGCCTCGCGGCGGGCCAGGCGGACCTGCTCCAGCCGCTGTCATTCCTCGTCGTGATGCTGGCCTCGGGGCTGTTCATGGCGTCCGGGGCGCTGGTGATCGGGGCCCGCGGGGGCCGGCCGCAATGGGCGTTCGCCCGGGCGGCGTTCATCTCGGGGGCGAGCGGCGGGCTGCTGTACGTGCTGGTCCTGGGCATGATCCGCGCCTTCGCGCGGATGGACCGGCCGGACCTGATGGCGACGTTCGCCGTGCCCGCCGCGCTGGGCGTGGTCATCGCCTCGACGATCGTGGAGGTGGCGATCGCGGGGCGGGCCATGACGGAGGGCGAGCGGGAATGGTGGAGCCGCTACGACGCCAGGCTGGCCATCGCGGCGATCCTCTGGCTCGTCGTCATGGGCTCGACGCTCTACCTGCCGGGGCTCTTCCTGGCCGCGGGCGGGTGGGCCCGCACCGCGATGGCGTCGGGATGGATCCTCTCCACGGCGATGGGCGTCCTCACCGGCAAGTTCGTGCTGCCGAGGCTCCGGGCCGGCGGGTCCGCCGACACGGTGGCGAGCCTGGCGTCGCTCGCCCCGCCGATCTTCGCGGTGGGCCTCGGGGGCGTGGTCGGGCTGCTCGCGGCGGTCCTGCTGAACCCGCAACCGCCGGCCGTCCCCGGCGCGGCGGACCTCCCGGCCTTCGAGTCCTACCTGGCCGGGGTGCGGATGACCCCCGGCTGGCCGATCGCGGCCCTGATGGCCGGCTTCCTGGGGCTGGCGGCAATCGGGTTCTTTCTCATTGATGTGAATGCGTTCTCGCTCAATGCGATGTATGCGAACCGGCTGGCCCGGTGCTACCTCGGTGCGTCGCGGCCGGTCTCCCGCTGGAGGCCGCGGTGGGGCCGCCAACCCCGGGACACGGCGCAGCCGGTCGGGGCGCCGTCGCTCAGCACGCGGGACGGCCTGCTCATGCCGCCGGACCGCAGCCCGAACCCGGTCTCCGGCTTCGCGCCCGACGACGACCTGCCGCTGATCGGCCTGCGGATCGGCCGCACGCCGGGCGGCGAGGGCCCGGGTGCGGACCCGACCGAGAGGACGTACTGGGGCCCGCACCTCCTCGTCAACACGACGCTGAACCTCGTCGCCGGCCGCGACCTCGCCTGGCGGAGCCGCAAGGGGGAGTCGTTCCTGCTCTCCCCGCTCTACTGCGGCGCGAAGACCGTGGGGTACGTGAAGATCCCCGAGGGGGGGGCCGCGGCGAGGAACCTGACGCTCAGCCGGGCCATGTCGGTCTCTGGCGCGGCGGTGGACCCGAACATGCAGTACTACCAGTCGCGCCCGCTCACGGCGCTGCTGGCCATCTTCAACGCCCGGCTCGGGGCGTGGATCCAGAACCCCCGAGGGGCCGAGGAATGGGAGGCGAGCAGCCCCCGGTTCGGCGGCCTGCTGGTCACCGAGCTGGCGGGCGGGACCGACGACCTGGGGCCGTACGTCCACCTCTCCGACGGCGGCCACTTCGAGAACATGGGCGTCTACGAGCTCATCCGCCGCCGCTGCCGCTACATCGTCGCGCTGGACGCCGGCGGAGAGGCGGAGTCGTCGAACCCCAACCTGGCGACCCTGATCCGCCTCTGCCGGATCGACTTCGGGGTCCGCATCCAGATCGACACCGACGCCCTGCGGCCCCGCGGAGAGGAGCTGCTGACGGGCGTGCACGTCGCCATCGGCCGCATCCGGTACGACGACATCGACCAGGGCCAGCTCCCCGGCGTGCTCGTCTACGTGAAGGCCTCGATGACGGGGGACGAGCCGCCGGACCTCCAGTACTACGCCCGCCGGGACACCCGCTTCCCCTACCAGCCGACGGACCTCCGCCAGTCGTTCGACGAGGAGCAGTTCGAGTGCTACCGGTGCCTGGGCGACCACATCGCGACGTCGGTCTTCAAGGACGCCGTCCGCGCCGCGAGCGACGAGGAGGGCCGCGCGTTCGTCGAATACATCCCGCGCCTCTTCTCGCGGCTCCAGGCCCGCTGGGGCGACGCCCCCGGGGCGCTCGACGGGGCGTTCGTCGAGTCGACGGGGCCCTGGACGGAGCTCCGCCGCGACCTCGCCGGCGACCCGGCGCTCGCCCGGCTGAGCCGCCAGGTCTACCCGGAGCTGGCGCCCGCGCCGACCCCCGCGGAGGCGTCGAGGCCGGACTACGACCGCGCGGAGCTGCACACCGTGGGCCGGGCCCTCGGCCTGATGGAGGACGCCTGGCTGAGCCTCGGCCTGGCGAAGAACTCCAGGCTGCCCCTCAACCGGGGCCGGCTGAACGTCTTCCGACGCTGGGCCAATGCGCCGTCCGTCCAGGCCCTCTGGCCGCTGCTGCGGCCCGAGTTCGGCTCCGAGTTCGTCCGCTTCTGCGAGGCCGAGCTGCACATGATCCCGGCCCCGCCGTCGCTCGTGCCGATCGACCCCGGGGCGTCCGGCGACGACCGGGCCTTCCAGGACGAGTCGCTCGCCCGGCTCTCCGAGGAGTTCGCGCGGGAATGGTCGGCCGTCCCGGGCTCGCCTAGCCTGGACGACCTGCTGCGGCGGTCGGAGTCGCTCGCCCCGAAGCCCCCCGCCTGGCTGATCGTCCAGGGGCCTCCGGCCCGGGCGACGTCATGCCCGCCGATCGCGCCCCGGTACGTCCTCGGGATCATCCTGGCGGCGGCCTTCGAGGATCCGTCGGGCGAGTTCCCGGGCCTCGACCGGCGCCGCATGCGTCTCCACCAGGGCAAGCCGCTCGAGCTCTTCGTCTGGATGCGCCGGGGGTTCCGCGCCACCGAGCTGGGCTCGCCGATGGTTCGCGAGGCCCTCACGGCGAAGCTGCACCCGGCGCTCGGGCTTGCCGCGAATGCCCAGGTCCCGACCTTCCTGGCCCGCTATCCGACGGTCGAGGACCAGGGCGGCGGGGACCTGGAGCGGGACGCCTGGGTGGCCTTCATGGCCCGCTTCGACTTCCGCCGCGTCGTCCCCAGGGAGCCCGGGGCCTGGCGTTCCACCCTGCTGAGGCGCTGA